One Perognathus longimembris pacificus isolate PPM17 chromosome 2, ASM2315922v1, whole genome shotgun sequence DNA segment encodes these proteins:
- the LOC125345735 gene encoding transcription elongation factor 1 homolog: MGRRKSKRKPPPKKKMTGTLETEFTCPFCNHEKSCDVKMDRARKTGVISCAVCLEDFQTPITHLSDPVDVYSDWIDACEAATE, translated from the coding sequence ATGGGACGCAGAAAGTCCAAACGCAAGCCGCCTCCCAAGAAGAAGATGACGGGCACCCTGGAGACCGAGTTCACCTGTCCCTTCTGTAACCACGAGAAGTCTTGCGATGTGAAAATGGACCGTGCCCGCAAAACGGGAGTCATCTCTTGTGCCGTGTGCCTCGAGGACTTTCAGACACCCATCACTCATCTGTCGGACCCCGTGGATGTGTACAGTGATTGGATAGACGCCTGTGAGGCGGCCACTGAGTAG
- the LOC125345741 gene encoding transcription elongation factor 1 homolog, with product MGRRKSKRKPPPKKKMTGTLKTEFTCPFCNHEKSCDVKMDRARKTGVISCAVCLEDFQTPITHLSDPVDVYSDWIDACEAATE from the coding sequence ATGGGACGCAGAAAGTCCAAACGCAAGCCGCCTCCCAAGAAGAAGAtgacaggcaccctgaagaccgAGTTCACCTGTCCCTTCTGTAACCACGAGAAGTCTTGCGATGTGAAAATGGACCGTGCCCGCAAAACGGGAGTCATCTCTTGTGCCGTGTGCCTCGAGGACTTTCAGACACCCATCACTCATCTGTCAGACCCCGTGGATGTGTACAGTGATTGGATAGACGCCTGTGAGGCGGCCACTGAGTAG